Proteins found in one Pontibacter sp. SGAir0037 genomic segment:
- a CDS encoding nitrous oxide reductase family maturation protein NosD, whose protein sequence is MKDLSKYFSLVAATLVLLLWADVACGNTLRVCTSCHYTSLKQAIAKAKPGDTVLIEGGIYQEHGIEINKPLTILGRNKPVIDGNYKGQIFTISSDNVTVEGLTLKNITTSYTRDDAAIRVVERGNIRILNNSILNTYFGIYLQNADNCVIKGNVVTGRDVAGMNESALGNAIHLWYCNNAVISNNKVRGHRDGIYLEFVKDSEVKDNLSQHNLRYGLHFMFSDRNVYTHNIFRQNGAGVAVMYTRDIRMEHNTFEGNWGAASYGLLLKEISNSVIQNNTFRSNTTGIYMEGSNRLNIHRNDFDQNGWAIRLLSSCSDDVFRLNNFTGNSFDVSTNGNSTLNRFENNYWDKYGGYDLNKDELGDVPYRPVSLYAMLVERVPPSVMFMRSFMVDLLDSIEKVLPSFIPEDLVDDQPLMRKISHDNNRKLTKVIR, encoded by the coding sequence ATGAAAGACCTGAGTAAATATTTTTCACTTGTAGCAGCCACTTTGGTATTGCTGCTTTGGGCCGATGTAGCCTGTGGCAATACGCTTAGAGTGTGTACAAGCTGCCATTATACCTCTTTAAAGCAGGCCATAGCCAAAGCCAAACCCGGCGATACAGTACTGATCGAAGGGGGTATATACCAGGAACATGGAATCGAAATCAATAAACCGTTAACTATACTCGGTAGAAACAAGCCGGTAATTGACGGAAACTATAAAGGCCAGATTTTTACTATTAGCTCAGACAATGTCACGGTGGAAGGCCTTACTTTAAAAAACATCACCACCAGTTATACCCGCGACGATGCAGCCATCCGGGTAGTGGAGCGTGGCAACATCCGCATCCTGAACAATAGCATCCTGAATACTTATTTTGGAATTTACCTGCAAAACGCCGACAACTGTGTGATAAAGGGTAATGTGGTAACAGGAAGGGATGTAGCTGGCATGAATGAGTCGGCGCTGGGTAACGCCATACACTTATGGTATTGCAATAACGCTGTCATCAGCAACAATAAAGTCAGAGGCCACCGCGATGGCATCTACCTGGAGTTTGTAAAGGACAGCGAAGTAAAAGACAACCTGAGCCAGCACAACCTGCGTTACGGTCTGCACTTTATGTTTTCCGACCGCAATGTGTATACCCATAACATCTTCCGGCAGAACGGTGCTGGTGTAGCAGTTATGTACACACGCGATATCCGCATGGAGCATAACACCTTCGAGGGTAATTGGGGAGCTGCATCGTATGGGTTGCTTTTAAAGGAAATCAGTAATAGCGTCATTCAGAATAATACGTTTCGCAGCAACACCACGGGTATCTATATGGAAGGCTCAAACCGGCTGAATATACATCGTAACGATTTCGACCAAAATGGCTGGGCCATCAGGTTGTTAAGCAGCTGTTCCGACGATGTGTTCAGGTTAAACAACTTTACTGGGAATTCCTTTGATGTAAGCACCAACGGTAACTCCACCTTAAACAGGTTTGAGAACAACTACTGGGATAAGTATGGCGGCTACGATCTTAATAAAGATGAGCTGGGCGACGTGCCGTACAGGCCAGTTAGTTTATACGCCATGCTGGTGGAGCGGGTGCCGCCCTCTGTCATGTTTATGCGCAGCTTTATGGTAGACCTGCTGGATAGCATTGAAAAGGTGCTGCCGAGCTTTATACCAGAGGATCTGGTAGATGACCAACCCTTAATGCGAAAGATCAGCCATGATAACAATAGAAAACTTACAAAAGTCATACGGTAA
- a CDS encoding vitamin B12-dependent ribonucleotide reductase: MEKNKHKSKGLRISRRFTRQGTSTYDMFHYASRSSTIRNPAGDVVAEMKDVEVPAAWSQIATDILAQKYLRKAGVPQPDGSTGSENSIKQVVHRMVNCWRAWGTRYGYFASEEDAQSFYDELVYMLLGQYAAPNSPQWFNSGLYESYGLKGKAQGHFYVDPKTKKIKQSLSAYERPQPHACFILAVEDDLVNKGGIMDLWVQEARIFKYGSGVGTNFSSIRGKDETLGGGGSSSGLMSFLRIGDRAAGAIKSGGTTRRAAKMVCLDLDHPEILDFINWKKDEEKKVAALIKGGYSSDYNGEAYQTVSGQSSNNSVRIPNAFFEALQTRENWKLTARTDGSVVKEVPAQELWSQLVDAAWSCADPGVQFDTTINEWHTCPADGPIRASNPCSEYMFLDNTACNLASLNLIKFFDTESHTFDIAAFEHASRLWTIVLEISVLMAQFPSEAVAQRSFDYRTIGLGYANLGALLMVQGLPYDSPQARALAGAITSLMTGITYKTSAEIAAVLGAFPKYKQNKEAMLRVIRNHRFAAHNTPANYSELSIIPVALDAAHCPADLLNVACRAWDEALSLGEQYGYRNAQATVIAPTGTIGLLMDCDTTGVEPDFALVKYKKLAGGGYFKIINQSIPAALQMLGYTAAETEAIINYTKGHATLDGAPHLTKSSLLSNGFTAADIATLQAALPTAYDVHTLFSSYTLGEACLQRLGFTAATYNKSDFSLLRALGYTYQQLEEVNEYLFGTMTIEGAPYLKPEHYPVFDCANRCGNKGTRYILPEGHIRMMAAVQAFISGAISKTINLPHETTAEEVARCYALSWELGLKACSLYRDGSKLSQPLSAKSGSTNEQEPQKMEEAKAAALSYSADQVLQAAKTILADASNESFRQQLSHMVERRKLPDKRKGFTQKAKIDGHTVYIRTGEYADGTLGEVFIDMYKEGASFRSILNCFAIAVSLGLQYGVPLEEFVSRFTFTRFEPAGRVEHPNIKSATSIFDYMFRLLGYEYLNQTELVHVQDKATPSIDAEATPEPASVPGTKAIADVPAHVNGNGKAVYTKTQTLLIEQTQQVLANMMGDAPICNTCGHITIRSGTCYKCLNCGNSLGCS, encoded by the coding sequence ATGGAAAAAAATAAACACAAGTCTAAAGGCCTCCGCATTTCCCGCCGATTTACCAGGCAAGGCACCAGCACTTATGATATGTTCCACTATGCGTCCCGTTCTTCCACCATCCGTAACCCTGCTGGCGATGTAGTAGCCGAAATGAAGGATGTAGAAGTACCTGCTGCCTGGTCGCAAATCGCTACAGATATCCTGGCGCAGAAATATCTTCGCAAAGCAGGCGTACCGCAACCCGATGGAAGTACAGGCTCAGAAAATTCTATAAAGCAGGTGGTACATCGTATGGTGAACTGCTGGAGGGCCTGGGGCACACGCTATGGCTATTTTGCCAGCGAAGAAGATGCCCAATCGTTCTACGACGAGCTGGTATACATGCTGCTCGGCCAGTATGCTGCTCCTAACTCTCCGCAATGGTTTAATTCAGGCCTTTATGAAAGCTATGGACTGAAAGGCAAAGCGCAGGGTCATTTTTATGTCGATCCTAAAACTAAAAAAATTAAACAGTCGCTGTCAGCTTACGAACGGCCACAGCCACACGCCTGCTTTATACTGGCTGTGGAAGACGACCTGGTAAACAAGGGCGGCATTATGGATCTGTGGGTGCAGGAAGCCCGCATCTTTAAGTATGGTTCGGGCGTAGGCACCAACTTCTCCAGCATCCGGGGCAAAGATGAAACTTTGGGCGGCGGCGGTTCTTCATCTGGCCTTATGTCTTTTCTGCGTATAGGCGACCGGGCAGCAGGTGCGATCAAATCAGGTGGTACTACCCGCAGAGCAGCCAAAATGGTTTGCCTTGACCTGGATCATCCGGAAATTCTGGACTTCATTAACTGGAAAAAAGATGAGGAAAAGAAAGTGGCGGCGCTGATAAAGGGAGGCTATTCTTCCGATTATAACGGTGAAGCTTACCAAACAGTGTCAGGGCAGAGTTCCAACAACTCGGTACGCATACCGAATGCCTTTTTTGAAGCCCTGCAAACACGGGAAAACTGGAAACTGACAGCCCGTACCGATGGTAGTGTGGTAAAAGAAGTGCCTGCACAGGAACTGTGGAGCCAACTGGTTGATGCTGCCTGGTCGTGTGCTGATCCGGGAGTGCAGTTCGATACCACCATCAACGAGTGGCATACCTGCCCGGCCGACGGACCGATAAGAGCCTCCAACCCCTGCTCCGAGTATATGTTCCTGGATAATACGGCCTGTAACCTGGCCTCGCTTAACCTAATCAAATTCTTTGATACTGAGTCGCACACATTTGATATCGCTGCTTTTGAGCATGCCTCCCGCCTCTGGACCATTGTGCTGGAAATATCCGTGCTGATGGCGCAGTTTCCATCAGAGGCTGTTGCGCAGCGGTCTTTCGATTACCGTACCATTGGCCTTGGTTACGCTAACCTGGGTGCCTTGCTCATGGTGCAGGGCCTTCCCTACGACAGCCCGCAAGCAAGAGCCCTGGCAGGTGCTATCACTTCACTCATGACGGGCATCACCTATAAGACATCAGCAGAAATTGCAGCTGTGTTGGGAGCTTTCCCGAAGTATAAGCAGAACAAAGAAGCCATGCTCCGCGTGATTCGCAACCATCGCTTTGCTGCTCACAACACGCCTGCAAATTATAGCGAATTAAGTATAATTCCTGTTGCGCTTGATGCTGCACATTGCCCGGCCGATCTGCTAAATGTCGCCTGCCGGGCCTGGGACGAAGCCCTGAGCCTTGGTGAGCAGTATGGCTACCGCAATGCGCAGGCCACTGTTATTGCCCCCACAGGCACTATAGGCCTGCTCATGGACTGCGACACGACAGGCGTGGAACCAGATTTTGCGCTGGTAAAATATAAAAAACTGGCAGGGGGCGGCTATTTCAAGATCATTAACCAATCTATACCTGCAGCCTTACAAATGCTTGGCTATACGGCTGCAGAAACAGAAGCTATTATAAACTATACCAAAGGCCATGCTACCTTGGATGGTGCACCCCATTTAACTAAATCTTCCCTGCTAAGCAATGGCTTTACAGCAGCAGATATTGCTACACTCCAGGCAGCCCTGCCTACTGCGTATGATGTACATACCTTGTTCAGCAGTTATACTTTGGGAGAAGCCTGCTTGCAGCGACTGGGTTTTACAGCAGCTACTTACAATAAGTCTGATTTTAGCCTGCTCCGCGCCCTCGGCTATACCTACCAGCAACTGGAAGAGGTAAATGAGTACCTGTTCGGCACCATGACAATTGAAGGGGCACCTTACCTTAAGCCCGAGCATTACCCGGTGTTCGACTGTGCGAACCGCTGCGGCAACAAAGGCACCCGCTACATATTGCCGGAGGGCCATATTCGGATGATGGCGGCGGTGCAGGCTTTTATTTCTGGTGCTATCTCTAAAACTATTAACCTGCCCCACGAAACTACTGCGGAAGAAGTAGCCCGTTGTTACGCCCTCTCCTGGGAACTTGGACTAAAAGCCTGTTCCCTTTACCGGGATGGCAGCAAGCTTTCGCAGCCACTTTCGGCTAAATCCGGCAGTACAAATGAGCAGGAACCGCAAAAAATGGAGGAAGCCAAAGCAGCAGCCTTGAGCTATAGTGCTGATCAGGTGTTACAGGCAGCAAAAACTATACTGGCCGATGCGTCCAACGAAAGTTTCCGACAGCAATTATCGCACATGGTCGAACGCAGGAAGCTGCCCGATAAACGTAAAGGCTTTACCCAAAAGGCTAAAATAGACGGGCATACCGTTTACATCCGGACAGGTGAGTATGCCGATGGCACGCTGGGAGAAGTTTTTATTGATATGTATAAAGAGGGCGCTTCTTTCCGGTCTATCCTAAACTGCTTTGCTATTGCGGTTTCACTGGGTCTGCAGTATGGCGTACCGCTGGAAGAGTTTGTCAGTCGCTTTACCTTTACCCGCTTCGAGCCGGCTGGCCGTGTAGAACACCCCAACATAAAATCAGCCACTTCTATTTTTGATTACATGTTCAGGCTGCTGGGCTACGAATACCTTAACCAAACAGAACTGGTGCATGTGCAGGATAAAGCAACACCAAGTATAGATGCTGAAGCTACCCCCGAACCTGCTTCTGTACCAGGTACTAAAGCGATAGCAGATGTTCCGGCACATGTAAATGGTAACGGAAAAGCTGTTTATACCAAAACACAAACACTCCTGATAGAACAGACTCAGCAGGTCTTGGCTAACATGATGGGAGATGCCCCGATCTGCAACACCTGCGGCCATATCACTATTCGCTCCGGCACCTGCTATAAGTGCCTGAACTGTGGGAATAGTTTGGGTTGTAGCTAA
- a CDS encoding cytochrome c — MKPGRNMNCNSTKTLPVSRHLSTIQRGVLAIAFGAFLYSCSSGSSDNNQDDLNQSTSSSTTEAEAPAADNGKGVGPVKEVTLGEGIDEQLASQGKALFDGKCSACHQLSDQKVVGPGLAGVTERRQPEWIMNMIVNPEEMTKKDPTAKKLLAEHLTQMTNQNVNERDARAMLEFFRQNDASN; from the coding sequence ATGAAACCCGGTAGAAATATGAACTGCAACAGCACTAAAACCTTACCTGTCAGCAGACACTTGAGCACCATCCAAAGAGGTGTATTAGCTATAGCCTTCGGAGCTTTTCTTTATAGTTGCTCCTCTGGAAGCAGCGATAATAATCAGGACGACCTCAACCAAAGCACTTCTTCCAGCACAACTGAAGCAGAGGCTCCAGCAGCGGATAATGGAAAAGGCGTTGGCCCGGTAAAGGAGGTAACCCTCGGAGAGGGAATTGATGAGCAGCTGGCGTCACAGGGTAAAGCTTTGTTCGATGGCAAGTGCTCTGCCTGCCACCAGTTAAGCGACCAGAAGGTGGTAGGACCTGGCCTGGCGGGTGTAACAGAACGCCGCCAACCGGAATGGATCATGAATATGATCGTGAATCCGGAGGAGATGACCAAAAAAGACCCAACTGCTAAAAAGCTGCTGGCCGAGCACCTTACCCAGATGACAAACCAGAATGTGAACGAGCGGGATGCTCGTGCCATGCTCGAATTCTTCCGGCAAAACGATGCGTCCAATTAA
- the ric gene encoding iron-sulfur cluster repair di-iron protein: protein MATTETIEILDVTVIEPRLKHPTIFEWFDKLQGGDAFIIHNDHDPKPLYYQLLGERGNVFKWDYLEQGPEIWHVQITKLTPAAGETVGELVAKDFRKAQVFKKFGIDFCCGGKKSVAQVCEEKGINQTALEQELKSLPETTAGRDENFDSWELGFLADYIVNVHHKYVREALPALYEYTTKIARVHGNRHPELLEIAKHFVNVANELEAHMPKEERVLFPYIKQLDEAKKNGQSIDRPAFGSIQNPINMMEMEHEAAGDELEAIRELSQNFTLPADACATYQVAFAKLQEFESDLHRHIHLENNILFPKALELEKEVLK, encoded by the coding sequence ATGGCAACGACAGAAACAATAGAAATTTTAGATGTAACCGTTATCGAACCACGGCTAAAGCACCCTACTATTTTTGAATGGTTCGATAAACTGCAAGGCGGAGATGCCTTTATTATCCATAACGACCACGACCCTAAACCGCTGTATTACCAATTACTGGGCGAACGCGGAAATGTTTTTAAATGGGATTACCTGGAGCAGGGGCCTGAGATATGGCATGTACAAATTACAAAGCTTACACCAGCTGCTGGCGAAACAGTAGGGGAGTTGGTGGCAAAAGATTTCCGGAAGGCACAGGTGTTTAAAAAGTTTGGCATCGACTTTTGCTGTGGCGGTAAAAAATCGGTAGCACAGGTGTGTGAGGAGAAAGGAATTAACCAGACAGCATTGGAGCAGGAGCTGAAAAGCTTGCCAGAAACCACAGCCGGACGGGATGAAAACTTTGATTCCTGGGAATTGGGTTTCCTGGCCGATTACATTGTAAACGTACACCATAAGTATGTGCGGGAGGCCCTGCCTGCGCTGTATGAGTACACCACTAAAATTGCCCGGGTGCATGGCAACCGCCACCCCGAACTGCTGGAGATTGCAAAGCATTTTGTAAATGTGGCCAACGAGCTGGAGGCACACATGCCGAAGGAAGAGCGTGTGCTGTTCCCCTATATTAAGCAACTCGACGAGGCAAAGAAGAACGGCCAGAGCATCGACAGACCTGCTTTCGGCTCCATTCAAAACCCGATCAACATGATGGAGATGGAACATGAAGCAGCTGGTGATGAACTGGAGGCGATCCGGGAGCTGAGCCAAAATTTTACACTGCCTGCCGATGCCTGTGCTACCTACCAGGTGGCATTTGCAAAATTGCAGGAATTTGAAAGTGATCTGCACCGCCACATTCATTTGGAAAATAATATCCTGTTCCCGAAAGCGCTGGAACTGGAAAAAGAAGTGTTAAAGTAA
- a CDS encoding ABC transporter ATP-binding protein, whose translation MITIENLQKSYGKLQVLKNLSVTFGAGKVVSVIGPNGSGKTTMSKCILGMVLPHGGDIKIGGESILGQHAYRSQIGYMSQIGRYPENMKIRQVIQMIRDIRKDAAEVDEELIGLYGLKEMYEKRMGALSGGTKQKVSAALAFMFNPQILILDEPTAGLDPVSAEILKSKILKEKKKGKLILITSHIMSEVEEVADEVICLVEGQVKFHETIAGIKAQANEERLGKAIAKIMKEGD comes from the coding sequence ATGATAACAATAGAAAACTTACAAAAGTCATACGGTAAGCTGCAGGTGCTCAAAAACCTGAGTGTTACTTTCGGAGCAGGTAAAGTAGTGTCTGTGATAGGTCCGAACGGCTCCGGCAAAACCACTATGAGTAAGTGTATACTGGGCATGGTGCTGCCCCATGGTGGTGATATAAAGATTGGAGGCGAAAGCATACTCGGGCAGCATGCCTACCGCAGCCAGATAGGCTATATGTCCCAGATTGGCCGCTACCCCGAAAATATGAAGATACGGCAGGTTATCCAGATGATCCGCGACATCCGGAAAGATGCAGCAGAGGTGGATGAGGAACTGATCGGGCTGTATGGTCTGAAAGAAATGTATGAGAAACGTATGGGTGCGCTATCGGGAGGCACAAAGCAAAAAGTTAGTGCTGCACTCGCATTCATGTTTAACCCGCAGATACTGATACTCGATGAACCTACAGCGGGCCTGGATCCTGTATCAGCGGAAATTTTAAAAAGCAAGATTCTGAAAGAGAAGAAGAAAGGGAAGCTGATTCTTATTACATCGCACATTATGAGTGAGGTAGAAGAAGTAGCCGATGAAGTAATATGCCTGGTAGAAGGGCAAGTAAAGTTTCATGAAACGATCGCAGGTATAAAAGCCCAGGCCAATGAAGAGCGCTTAGGCAAGGCCATTGCTAAGATCATGAAGGAGGGGGACTAA
- a CDS encoding ABC transporter permease subunit: MRKIIKYVFYDIIRNKVVVAYTMFLLLLSVGLFHLGGSPDKAILSLLNLVLLTVPLISIVFATMHFYNSYEFMELLVAQPVNRKKIFLSEYLGVACSLAGAFILGVGVPVLLFGASLTGFYLLLTGVFMTFIFVAMAFLATVISRDKAKGIGIALLLWFYFALIYDGIVLLVLYTFTDYPLEHATLALTALNPIDLGRIIVLLNLDVSALMGYTGALYKSILGSMWGIGLAFTLLLVWVLVPLLISKRVFQKRDI, from the coding sequence ATGAGAAAGATTATCAAATATGTTTTTTACGACATTATCCGGAACAAAGTCGTCGTGGCGTATACCATGTTCCTGTTGCTCCTCTCTGTTGGTTTGTTTCACCTGGGCGGCAGTCCCGATAAAGCTATACTCAGTCTCCTGAACCTGGTACTGCTAACAGTACCCCTGATCAGTATTGTTTTCGCGACGATGCACTTCTACAACTCCTATGAGTTTATGGAACTGCTGGTAGCACAGCCGGTTAACCGAAAAAAAATCTTTCTGAGTGAATATTTAGGTGTTGCCTGTTCCCTTGCCGGGGCATTTATACTCGGTGTGGGGGTACCGGTGCTGCTTTTCGGTGCCAGCCTGACCGGCTTTTACCTGTTGCTCACAGGTGTGTTCATGACGTTTATTTTCGTAGCCATGGCCTTTCTTGCCACTGTTATCTCCAGGGATAAAGCCAAAGGTATAGGCATTGCATTGCTACTGTGGTTTTACTTTGCCCTGATCTACGATGGTATAGTCCTGTTAGTACTTTACACCTTTACAGATTATCCGCTGGAGCATGCTACCCTAGCCTTAACAGCACTGAACCCGATAGACCTGGGCCGGATTATTGTATTGCTCAACCTGGATGTGTCCGCTTTAATGGGCTATACCGGAGCACTTTATAAGAGTATACTTGGCAGCATGTGGGGGATAGGGCTTGCCTTTACGCTGCTGCTGGTGTGGGTGCTGGTTCCGCTGTTAATTTCTAAGCGTGTGTTCCAGAAACGGGATATTTAA
- a CDS encoding nitrous oxide reductase accessory protein NosL — protein sequence MKNTVIYLYALGLALFLAGCQVEPKPIAYGQANCTHCSMTVADNRYGAELVNDKGKAYFFDSAECLMAYVNEQPEQAGKAAFLLVTDYTQPNTLVNARDAHYLQTKQLQSPMGMYLTAVADQAAAIKMQEELGGQLLTWNEAVKAVQHHERPE from the coding sequence ATGAAAAACACTGTGATATATTTATATGCCTTGGGGCTGGCGCTGTTCCTGGCTGGATGTCAGGTGGAGCCTAAGCCCATTGCCTACGGCCAGGCAAACTGCACTCATTGCAGTATGACAGTAGCTGATAACCGCTATGGGGCAGAGCTGGTAAACGACAAAGGCAAAGCTTATTTTTTTGATTCTGCTGAGTGTTTAATGGCTTATGTAAACGAACAGCCGGAACAGGCTGGAAAAGCCGCTTTTCTGCTGGTAACTGACTATACCCAACCTAATACACTTGTAAATGCACGCGATGCGCATTACCTGCAGACAAAACAACTGCAAAGCCCGATGGGCATGTATTTAACAGCCGTAGCCGATCAGGCTGCCGCAATCAAAATGCAGGAGGAGCTGGGAGGCCAGCTGCTAACCTGGAACGAAGCGGTAAAAGCCGTGCAGCATCATGAAAGACCTGAGTAA
- the nosZ gene encoding Sec-dependent nitrous-oxide reductase — METLINKFRKVAPKAAMVMAVAAGAALQGCSNTDGGNTSATAEGVASDAASAVYVAPGKHDELYSFLSGGFNGQVSVYGLPSGRLLKIIPVFTQHGENGYGYSEESKAMLMTSHGFVPWDDLHHPKLSRTDGQTDGRWLFVNGNNTPRVARIDLTTFETVEIMEIPNSAGNHCSPYPTNNNEYVIAGTRFSVPLDMKGGTSDVSLDKYEEEFRGSISFIKIDKDKGDMDLDFQILVPGFDYDLANGGKGPSEDWVFFTTYNSEKAGTLKEVGASQNDKDFLAAVNWKLAAKYAKEGKIHEMPANYYHNKLDKDTHTAQSTVKKKVRYLLPEECPGMMYLLPAPKSPHGIDVDPSGENMVVSGKLASAIPVFSFSKMQEAIKNKAFDGEKNGIPVLKYEAVLKAEVKEPGLGPLHTEFDGKGNAYTSMFVSSEVVKWKLSDFTVVDRIPVYYSIGHLMIPGGDTKEPLGKYLVAMNKITKDRYLPTGPELAHSAQLIDISGEKMKLLLDFPTVAEPHYAQAIRAEKVAPNSVKFHKLDENKHAHAVKKEADVSVTREGKNVIRVKMTAIRSHMTPDNIEGVQVGDTVYFHVTNLEQDWDVPHGFAILGANNAETLIMPGATQTLKWVPKKEGVYPFYCTDFCSALHQEMQGYIRVSPKGSKTPIAFSTGKKKQNIPGVAASH; from the coding sequence ATGGAAACTCTGATAAATAAATTCAGAAAAGTCGCCCCTAAGGCTGCCATGGTAATGGCAGTAGCAGCAGGCGCAGCGCTACAGGGGTGTAGCAACACAGATGGCGGTAACACAAGTGCCACAGCCGAAGGAGTAGCTTCTGACGCTGCTTCTGCGGTGTATGTAGCCCCGGGCAAACACGATGAGTTGTACTCCTTCCTGTCAGGTGGTTTTAACGGGCAGGTATCTGTTTACGGTCTTCCTTCGGGACGCTTGCTGAAGATTATACCAGTGTTCACGCAGCATGGTGAAAATGGTTACGGTTATAGTGAAGAGTCGAAGGCCATGCTGATGACCTCACATGGTTTTGTGCCCTGGGACGACCTGCACCACCCTAAACTGTCGCGTACCGATGGGCAAACAGATGGCCGCTGGTTGTTTGTGAACGGAAATAACACGCCTCGTGTAGCCCGAATCGACCTGACAACATTTGAAACAGTGGAGATCATGGAGATTCCGAACTCTGCCGGCAACCACTGCTCTCCTTACCCAACCAACAACAACGAGTATGTAATTGCAGGTACACGCTTCTCTGTTCCACTGGATATGAAAGGGGGTACAAGCGATGTAAGCCTAGATAAGTACGAAGAAGAATTCCGTGGCTCTATTTCCTTTATTAAAATAGACAAGGATAAAGGCGACATGGACCTTGATTTCCAGATCCTGGTTCCTGGCTTTGACTACGACCTGGCGAATGGCGGTAAAGGCCCATCTGAAGACTGGGTTTTCTTCACGACTTACAACTCTGAGAAAGCCGGTACATTAAAAGAAGTAGGAGCTTCTCAGAATGATAAGGACTTTCTGGCGGCAGTAAACTGGAAATTAGCAGCTAAATACGCTAAAGAAGGCAAAATTCATGAAATGCCAGCCAACTATTACCACAACAAGCTCGACAAGGACACTCACACAGCTCAGTCAACTGTGAAGAAGAAAGTTCGCTACCTGTTACCTGAAGAATGCCCGGGTATGATGTACCTGCTGCCTGCTCCTAAATCGCCACATGGCATCGACGTAGATCCAAGTGGAGAGAACATGGTAGTAAGTGGTAAACTGGCATCTGCGATACCTGTGTTCTCTTTCTCTAAAATGCAGGAGGCCATTAAAAACAAAGCTTTCGACGGTGAGAAAAATGGTATTCCGGTGCTGAAGTACGAAGCTGTGCTGAAAGCCGAAGTGAAAGAGCCAGGTTTAGGACCATTGCACACCGAGTTCGACGGCAAAGGAAATGCTTATACCTCTATGTTCGTGTCTTCTGAAGTAGTGAAGTGGAAATTAAGCGATTTTACGGTTGTAGACAGAATTCCGGTTTATTACTCCATTGGTCACTTAATGATTCCTGGTGGCGATACAAAGGAGCCACTCGGCAAGTACCTAGTAGCCATGAACAAAATTACAAAAGACCGCTACCTGCCAACTGGTCCAGAATTAGCGCACTCTGCACAACTGATCGATATTTCCGGTGAAAAAATGAAACTGTTGCTTGACTTCCCTACGGTGGCTGAACCACATTATGCTCAGGCTATCCGTGCTGAGAAAGTGGCACCTAACAGCGTGAAATTTCATAAACTGGACGAGAACAAGCATGCCCATGCCGTGAAGAAAGAAGCAGATGTAAGCGTGACCCGCGAAGGCAAGAACGTGATACGCGTGAAAATGACAGCAATCAGAAGTCACATGACCCCAGACAACATCGAAGGCGTACAAGTAGGTGATACCGTTTACTTTCACGTAACGAACCTGGAGCAAGACTGGGATGTACCGCATGGTTTCGCTATACTGGGTGCCAACAATGCTGAAACACTGATCATGCCTGGCGCTACACAAACCTTGAAGTGGGTGCCTAAGAAAGAAGGGGTGTATCCGTTCTACTGCACAGACTTCTGTTCCGCACTACACCAGGAAATGCAGGGTTATATTCGTGTATCTCCTAAAGGATCCAAAACGCCGATTGCTTTCTCTACTGGCAAAAAGAAACAAAACATACCAGGCGTAGCAGCCTCACATTAA